A portion of the Osmia lignaria lignaria isolate PbOS001 chromosome 15, iyOsmLign1, whole genome shotgun sequence genome contains these proteins:
- the l(3)80Fj gene encoding lethal (3) 80Fj has translation MADVELTKALKDLPNRVQTASKNERREILQNVVNVLSNPGINEKIVNGICKTISLTLHRYKDTASQSYMKNLIVELLKKQPEATVKHMTNVVVEQAMWHKNVVPTLNTALTAYLTLKWSTLVILYGHKSNTDVNTELPKLIEAQANLSAAALAAMDKKLTEKVYILLAHQWSSVKEIEIEYLETLTKLEVGNGVIVLASLLTRYLVNTKKSELVGKLKVEIIDVFIKVAISCKKKPDLYVVHNAVPLLRRISHDEFKNQLLPALQKAMLRNPEIIIESVGHILSGLSLDLSQYSQEISKGLFANLHSKEDLVREEAVGACRRLALQCSDTTALENLLSSVFAVFHGSEGKLTVTTHKISVLQGAGNLSYNAASGSSVQRLAETACEHFIKVLETEVHEKTLIYALEMMALWSNKFTNNVPKSVIDAFKKGMTAKTSTASVRTAYIRLFFSTPVASYSGIITPLLVQAITRAIQQCAQPAAVTEGLVASYLLVKLVLANQVENDKQAVLWNAIDEQIFFSEKFLSTCGDDILYHLMLFCERLIIEFGDRLNEKALNGVHRAIVTCATAPKFSTRKRCAPLIKKVLTGLSTYKPAQELLMEFNRFLENVKIKSENDRENKEDSTGEITGRCLADGLLAICSGSFLFEAPATQMARDALIPSHHPAILKAMPNLWFKIVKNYNLVSKDFLCSMNHEIKKMLVQNYKSTPSYENALTKVISIIPDIIMPAIVSNVTNKLDDPEILKVTKDEYFTYLTPEGELFDKSVLPTNDENDILNSMNMKRESKVYSFKEQQEELQLRRELYEKRKKEGKIKEPKLTPKQEEILKTQMAKESAIRKKLTDLKLKIDNSVSLIKCAVLGNGQELSLHLKDLLPSILKNLRSLLAAPAMSELFVHLKQIVNINNNPVLSDLVAHVTLRQLQPQCDLNPAWEEENLDSAVKRTLNLLHATTIKQKKLFAAPAFCYIFPFIKKTLLTYKDDNMIVQGLQIIQEHAKQRGASDFRDTRHPQLLPRKHMFDLLMELMEITTGRVQTHAVATLLDVAQSGSGQPGTALATSEDINSLTGALQNSLSTIRDAALRALTVVRQAFPSKKEHCEQFSCLIRRIWIARFDICDENKILANELWYAADLAMEPDVLADELIQDISHPVEPIQQAAACALAQCLTEVPHLVPMILNNLLQLYQEKLAMIPPKLNNFGRVVEQPIDTWGPRRGVALALAQIAPLLTADTVLKLVQFFVSTGLGDRNQAVRTEMLTAAVAVVDLHGKTNITSLLPVFEEFMDKAPKIGSFDSIKQSVVILMGSLARHLDKDDSRIKPIVMRLIAALSTPSQQVQEAVANCLPHLVPSIKEDAPKIVDNLMDQLLKSDKYGERKGAAYGLAGIIKGMGILALKQLDIMTTLTNAIQDKKNYRHREGALFAFEMLCTMLGRLFEPYIVHVLPHLLLCFGDSSQYVRAATDDTARVVMSKLSAHGVKLVLPSLLAALEEDSWRTKTGSVELLGAMAYCAPKQLSSCLPSIVPKLIEVLSDSHTKVQEAGAEALKVIGSVIRNPEIQAIVPVLLKALQDPSHKTATCLQTLLDTQFVHFIDAPSLALIMPVVQRAFLDRSTETRKMAAQIIGNMYSLTDQKDLTPYLPTIIPGLKTSLLDPVPEVRSVSARALGAMVRGMGESSFEDLLPWLMQTLTSETSSVDRSGAAQGLSEVVRGLGVEKLHKLMPEIISTAERTDIAPHVKDGYIMMFIYMPSAFTTEFTPYIGQIINPILKALADENEYVRETALRAGQRIVTLYADSAIMLLLPELEKGLFDDNWRIRYSSVQLLGDLLYRISGVSGKMSTETASEDDNFGTEQSHYAIINALGAERRNRVLAGLYMGRSDVALMVRQAALHVWKVVVTNTPRTLREILPTLFTLLLGCLASTSYDKRQVAARTLGDLVRKLGERVLPEIIPILEKGLQSDQADQRQGVCIGLSEIMASTNKDMVLTFVISLVPTVRKALCDPLPEVRQAAAKTFDGLHSTVGVRALDDILPAMLTQLNSPDQAEAENTLDGLRQVMAIKSRVVLPYLVPQLTTPPVNTKALSILASVAGEALTRFLHKILPALLTALSSAQGTPNEVQELEYCQAVILSVTDEVGVRTVMDQLMEATRAEDPSKRRSAATLLCAFCRDTRADYSQYVPQLLRGLIHLFTDDDKDVLQMSWEALTAVTKTLASDQQIAHVQDIRQAVRFAVSDLRGQELLPGFCLPKGITPILPIFREAILNGLPEAKEQAAQGLGEVIKLTSATALQPSVVHITGPLIRILGDRFNWSVKAAVLETLAILLGKVGVMLKQFLPQLQTTFLKALNDSNRQVRLKAAYALSNLIVIHTRVDPLFTELHTGIKTGDDPAIRETMLQALRGVLTPAGDKMTEPMKKQVFATLSSMLGHQEDVTRNAVAGCFGALVRWLSPEQLAITFNDHLLCNDTNVDWMLRHGRSAALFVALKESPTTVYNDKEKDRVCTVILSYLAADRVQIVMNGVRACGYLFQHLMNEGQPIPQQILSPFVRSMNNNSNDVKQLLARVCIHLARNIPPGKMSPELLKSLLPMLVNGTKEKNGYVKANSELALIAVLRLRQGEEEHQRCMAFLDAGARESLSDVVSKVLRKVLSQPEGKIEELDDTLLT, from the exons GCATTAATGAGAAGATTGTCAATGGAATTTGCAAAACTATATCCCTCACTTTACATCGATATAAGGACACTGCTTCCCAATCTTACATGAAGAATTTGATTGTTGAATTACTGAAAAAGCAACCTGAGGCTACTGTGAAGCACATGACCAATGTAGTTGTGGAGCAGGCTATGTGGCATAAGAATGTAGTTCCTAC TTTGAACACTGCTTTGACTGCATATCTCACACTAAAATGGTCAACCTTAGTCATTCTTTATGGACACAAAAGTAATACAGATGTTAATACAGAACTTCCAAAACTAATTGAGGCACAAGCAAATTTAAGTGCAGCAGCTTTGGCAGCAATGGATAAGAAGCTAACAGAGAAAGTTTATATTTTACTGGCACATCAGTGGTCAAGTGTTAAGGAGATAGAGATTGAGTATCTGGAAACATTGACAAAGCTGGAAGTTGGGAATGGTGTGATTGTTCTTGCTAGTTTGCTCACTAGATATTTGGTTAATACAAAGAAGAGTGAACTAGTAGGAAAATTAAAG GTAGAAATCATAGACGTTTTTATAAAAGTAGCCATCAGTTGCAAGAAGAAACCCGACTTATACGTCGTTCACAATGCAGTACCTCTCCTCCGTCGAATATCCCACGATGAATTCAAAAACCAATTGCTGCCAGCTTTACAAAAAGCCATGTTAAGAAATCCAGAAATAATTATAGAATCTGTTGGACATATTCTCTCTGGCTTAAGTCTAGACTTAAGCCAATACAGTCAAGAAATAAGCAAAGGACTATTTGCAAACCTCCACTCGAAAGAAGATTTAGTACGAGAAGAAGCTGTAGGAGCTTGTCGTAGACTCGCTCTTCAATGTTCTGACACTACTGCCTTGGAAAATCTATTGTCATCAGTGTTCGCAGTGTTTCATGGTTCCGAAGGGAAGCTCACAGTAACAACTCACAAGATCTCCGTACTCCAAGGTGCCGGAAATCTCAGCTATAACGCTGCATCAGGGAGCAGCGTTCAAAGATTAGCAGAGACAGCCTGCGAGCATTTTATCAAAGTTTTAGAAACCGAAGTCCACGAAAAGACTCTAATCTATGCTTTAGAAATGATGGCATTGTGGTCCAATAAATTCACAAATAATGTTCCAAAGAGTGTAATAGATGCATTTAAAAAAGGTATGACTGCAAAAACTTCCACTGCCTCTGTGCGCACTGCTTACATCAGACTCTTCTTTTCTACGCCCGTGGCTTCGTATTCAGGAATAATTACTCCGTTATTAGTTCAAGCAATTACAAGAGCCATACAACAGTGTGCACAGCCAGCTGCAGTCACTGAAGGCTTAGTCGCTTCTTATTTATTAGTGAAGCTGGTCCTTGCTAATCAAGTGGAGAATGATAAACAAGCTGTATTATGGAACGCCATCGACGAGCAGATATTCTTCTCAGAAAAATTTCTCTCAACCTGTGGCGATGACATTTTGTACCATCTCATGTTATTCTGTGAAAGGCTTATTATAGAATTTGGAGATAGGTTAAACGAGAAAGCTTTGAATGGAGTACACAGAGCAATTGTTACATGTGCAACAGCTCCAAAGTTCAGTACAAGGAAACGTTGCGCTCCACTGATTAAAAAAGTCCTAACGGGTTTGAGTACGTACAAGCCTGCACAGGAATTGTTAATGGAGTTCAATAGATTTTTAGAAAACGTGAAAATTAAATCTGAGAATGATAGAGAGAACAAGGAAGATTCAACCGGGGAAATAACTGGCAGATGTCTTGCGGATGGTTTACTTGCTATTTGCTCAGGTTCTTTTCTGTTTGAAGCCCCTGCGACGCAGATGGCAAGGGATGCATTGATTCCTTCTCACCATCCAGCGATTCTCAAAGCAATGCCAAATCTGTGGTTCAAGATTGTGAAGAACTATAATCTCGTATCAAAAGATTTCCTTTGTTCGATGAACCATGAGATAAAGAAGATGCTTGTACAGAATTACAAGTCTACTCCCAGTTACGAAAATGCTTTAACGAAGGTGATATCAATTATTCCAGACATTATAATGCCTGCGATAGTGTCTAATGTAACAAATAAGCTTGATGATCCGGAAATTCTGAAAGTAACCAAGGATGAATATTTCACTTATCTTACTCCGGAGGGGGAATTGTTCGACAAAAGCGTACTACCAACAAATGATGAGAATGATATTCTTAACTCAATGAACATGAAACGGGAGAGCAAAGTGTATTCATTTAAAGAACAACAGGAGGAGCTCCAGCTGAGGCGAGAGTTATACGAGAagcgaaagaaagaaggaaaaataaaggaaCCAAAGTTAACGCCTAAACAGGAAGAAATTCTTAAAACTCAAATGGCGAAGGAAAGCGCAATCCGCAAAAAACTAACAGacctaaaattgaaaatagataATTCAGTATCTCTAATCAAATGTGCGGTGCTTGGAAATGGTCAAGAATTATCATTACACTTAAAAGACCTTCTTCCATCAATTCTGAAGAATCTAAGGTCATTGTTAGCTGCGCCCGCAATGTCAGAACTCTTCGTCCATCTGAAACAAATCGTAAACATAAATAATAATCCAGTACTAAGTGATTTAGTGGCTCACGTAACTCTGAGGCAACTCCAACCCCAATGTGACTTGAACCCGGCGTGGGAGGAAGAAAACCTTGACAGCGCAGTGAAGAGAACCCTGAACCTCCTCCACGCAACAACGATAAAGCAGAAGAAACTATTCGCTGCGCCGGCGTTTTGCTACATCTTTCCATTCATAAAGAAGACACTGTTAACTTACAAGGACGATAACATGATTGTGCAAGGATTACAAATAATCCAAGAACACGCTAAACAGAGAGGAGCTTCTGATTTCAGAGATACAAGGCATCCGCAGTTACTTCCTCGTAAACACATGTTTGATCTCTTAATGGAGTTGATGGAGATTACAACTGGGAGAGTGCAGACACATGCAGTAGCAACTTTGCTAGATGTAGCTCAGTCTGGTAGCGGTCAGCCAGGCACCGCGCTAGCAACCAGTGAGGATATAAATTCCCTAACAGGAGCCTTACAAAATTCCTTATCCACCATAAGAGATGCAGCTCTGAGAGCTTTAACAGTAGTGCGCCAAGCATTTCCATCAAAGAAGGAACACTGTGAACAATTCTCCTGTCTCATCAGGAGAATATGGATCGCTAGGTTTGACATCTGCGATGAGAATAAAATTCTGGCGAATGAATTATGGTATGCAGCGGATTTAGCAATGGAGCCCGATGTTTTAGCTGACGAGCTTATTCAGGACATTTCACACCCTGTGGAACCCATACAGCAGGCTGCGGCATGTGCCCTGGCGCAGTGTCTAACAGAGGTTCCTCATTTAGTACCAATGATTCTGAACAATCTTCTCCAGTTGTATCAGGAGAAACTAGCAATGATCCCTCCAAAATTAAACAACTTTGGACGTGTCGTAGAACAACCCATTGACACTTGGGGTCCACGACGAGGCGTAGCTCTTGCATTAGCTCAGATAGCTCCTCTGCTCACTGCAGACACGGTACTTAAATTGGTACAATTTTTTGTTTCGACTGGATTAGGAGACAGAAATCAAGCTGTGCGCACTGAGATGTTAACAGCTGCCGTAGCTGTTGTGGATCTTCATGGAAAGACAAATATAACGTCTTTATTACCGGTCTTCGAAGAGTTCATGGACAAGGCGCCAAAGATTGGAAGTTTCGATTCTATTAAGCAATCAGTGGTCATTCTTATGGGATCACTGGCTAGGCATTTAGACAAAGATGATTCTCGTATCAAACCAATTGTAATGCGTCTCATTGCTGCACTTTCTACTCCATCGCAGCAAGTACAAGAGGCTGTTGCTAATTGTCTTCCGCATCTTGTACCTTCTATCAAAGAAGACGCTCCAAAGATAGTGGATAATCTGATGGATCAGTTGTTGAAATCTGATAAATATGGAGAACGAAAGGGTGCAGCGTACGGTTTGGCAGGTATAATCAAGGGTATGGGGATATTGGCGCTTAAGCAACTTGATATTATGACCACATTAACTAATGCTATTCAGGATAAGAAAAACTATAGGCATCGAGAGGGAGCTTTGTTTGCATTTGAAATGTTGTGTACGATGCTTGGGAGATTATTTGAGCCTTATATTGTTCACGTGTTGCCACATTTGCTACTATGTTTTGGGGATTCAAGTCAATATGTGAGGGCGGCTACCGATGATACTGCCAGGGTTGTTATGAGCAAACTTTCAGCACATGGAGTGAAACTTGTGCTGCCTAGTTTGCTCGCGGCTTTAGAAGAGGATTCTTGGAGAACTAAGACTG ggTCCGTTGAATTGCTCGGTGCGATGGCATACTGCGCTCCAAAGCAACTCAGCAGTTGCCTACCTAGCATAGTCCCAAAGCTCATCGAAGTTCTCAGTGACTCCCACACAAAAGTCCAAGAAGCTGGTGCAGAGGCTCTTAAAGTAATTGGAAGTGTAATCCGTAACCCAGAAATTCAAGCCATCGTACCAGTCTTATTAAAAGCCCTTCAAGATCCATCTCACAAAACAGCCACCTGTCTTCAAACCCTATTGGATACACAATTTGTTCATTTCATCGATGCACCATCTTTGGCTCTAATTATGCCAGTAGTTCAGCGAGCATTCTTGGATCGATCCACGGAGACAAGAAAAATGGCCGCACAGATTATTGGAAACATGTATTCTTTAACCGATCAAAAAGATTTAACTCCATATTTACCAACAATTATTCCTGGACTGAAAACAAGTTTATTGGACCCTGTGCCAGAAGTGCGCAGTGTCTCTGCAAGAGCACTGGGTGCCATGGTGAGAGGAATGGGAGAATCCAGTTTTGAAGATCTTCTTCCATGGCTGATGCAAACGCTTACTTCTGAAACGAGCAGTGTGGATCGCTCAGGTGCTGCGCAGGGTCTCTCAGAGGTTGTTCGAGGCCTTGGTGTAGAGAAACTGCACAAACTCATGCCAGAAATTATCAGCACAGCAGAAAGGACTGACATAGCTCCTCATGTCAAGGATGGATACATCATGATGTTCATTTATATGCCAAGTGCATTCACTACTGAATTTACACCGTACATTGGACAAATTATTAATCCTATTTTAAAAGCGCTGGCTGATGAGAACGAGTATGTTCGCGAGACAGCACTCAGAGCAGGCCAGCGCATTGTCACACTTTATGCTGACTCTgcaattatgttattattacctGAATTAGAAAAAGGTCTCTTCGATGACAATTGGCGTATCAGGTATTCATCGGTGCAGTTGCTTGGAGATTTATTGTACAGAATCTCTGGAGTATCTGGGAAAATGTCTACCGAAACAGCAAGCGAAGATGATAATTTCGGTACGGAACAATCTCACTATGCTATTATCAATGCACTTGGCGCGGAAAGAAGGAATCGTGTTCTGGCTGGATTGTATATGGGCAGGTCTGATGTTGCACTGATGGTTCGTCAGGCTGCCCTTCATGTATGGAAAGTTGTTGTTACGAATACACCAAGGACACTGAGAGAAATATTGCCTACGTTGTTCACTTTATTATTGGGCTGTTTGGCGAGTACCAGTTATGATAAGAGACAAGTGGCTGCTAGGACTTTGGGAGATCTTGTTAGGAAACTGGGGGAGAGGGTATTGCCAGAGATTATACCTATTTTGGAGAAAGGCTTGCAAAGTGATCAGGCTGATCAAAGGCAAGGTGTTTGTATTGGATTGTCGGAGATTATGGCGAGTACCAATAAGGATATGGTGTTGACGTTTGTTATCAGTTTGGTTCCAACAGTGAG gAAAGCATTATGCGATCCATTACCAGAAGTCCGCCAAGCTGCCGCGAAAACATTCGACGGTCTACACTCAACCGTAGGAGTTCGAGCACTAGACGACATACTCCCAGCAATGTTAACCCAACTAAATTCTCCGGACCAGGCAGAAGCTGAAAACACTCTGGACGGTCTTCGTCAAGTAATGGCGATAAAATCTAGAGTCGTATTGCCATACCTAGTTCCTCAGTTGACAACACCACCGGTTAATACAAAAGCATTATCAATATTGGCCAGTGTGGCTGGTGAAGCATTAACTAGATTCCTCCATAAAATCCTACCAGCATTGTTGACTGCTCTATCCAGTGCCCAAGGGACACCTAACGAAGTCCAAGAATTAGAATACTGTCAAGCAGTTATTTTATCTGTGACGGATGAAGTTGGTGTCAGAACAGTGATGGACCAGCTTATGGAGGCTACGAGAGCAGAGGATCCATCTAAAAGACGAAGCGCTGCGACTTTGCTGTGTGCTTTTTGCAGAGATACGCGTGCAGATTATAGTCAGTATGTTCCACAATTACTGAGAGGACTTATTCATTTGTTCACTGATGATGATAAGGATGTGCTACAGATGAGCTGGGAGGCCCTTACAGCAGTAActaaa acTCTAGCATCTGATCAGCAGATAGCTCATGTCCAAGATATCAGACAAGCCGTACGCTTCGCAGTGTCTGATTTAAGAGGACAAGAATTATTACCTGGATTCTGTTTACCCAAAGGAATTACGCCAATTCTTCCAATATTCAGGGAAGCTATATTAAATGGTCTACCAGAAGCAAAGGAACAAGCAGCTCAGGGTCTTGGAGAGGTCATCAAATTAACCAGTGCAACGGCGTTACAACCAAGTGTTGTTCATATTACTGGACCTTTGATTAGGATTCTTGGAGATCGATTTAATTGGAGTGTGAAAGCTGCAGTATTGGAAACGCTTGCAATCTTGCTTGGCAAG gTTGGAGTAATGTTAAAACAGTTTCTACCACAGTTACAAACAACCTTTTTGAAAGCGTTAAATGATAGTAATAGACAAGTGAGGTTGAAAGCTGCTTATGCTTTAAGTAATTTAATTGTTATTCATACACGTGTTGATCCTTTGTTTACGGAGCTTCATACTGGGATAAAAACTGGCGATGATCCGGCTATTAG AGAAACAATGTTACAAGCTTTAAGAGGTGTACTCACACCTGCCGGTGACAAAATGACAGAACCGATGAAGAAACAAGTCTTCGCTACTTTAAGTAGTATGCTTGGACATCAAGAAGATGTTACGAGGAATGCTGTAGCTGGCTGTTTTGGAGCACTTGTGAGATGGCTTAGTCCAGAGCAACTTGCAATTACATTTAACGATCATTTATTAT GTAACGATACCAATGTTGACTGGATGCTCAGACACGGCCGTTCAGCAGCATTGTTTGTTGCATTGAAAGAATCCCCAACAACTGTATACAATGACAAAGAAAAGGACCGTGTCTGTACTGTAATACTTTCCTATTTAGCTGCGGATAGAGTGCAGATAGTTATGAATGGTGTAAGAGCTTGTGGTTATTTGTTTCAACATTTGATGAACGAAGGGCAACCTATACCTCAACAAATACTGTCTCCATTTGTACGG TCAATGAACAACAATAGCAACGACGTTAAACAATTGCTAGCCAGGGTTTGCATTCATCTGGCACGTAATATACCACCTGGCAAAATGTCTCCAGAACTACTTAAGTCATTATTACCTATGTTAGTAAACGgaacaaaagagaaaaatggTTATGTAAAAGCCAACAGCGAACTTGCTCTTATAGCAGTACTGAGATTGAGGCAAggcgaagaagaacatcaa cgtTGTATGGCATTCTTAGATGCAGGCGCAAGGGAATCTTTGTCGGATGTTGTTAGCAAAGTACTGCGCAAAGTTCTCTCTCAACCTGAAGGAAAAATAGAAGAACTGGACGATACATTACTCACGTGA